A DNA window from Romeriopsis navalis LEGE 11480 contains the following coding sequences:
- a CDS encoding C2 domain-containing protein has product MKSQLAFGLFALSTVSLLLSSATAAQAGLSLNETTDFTRQRPSQVIRTRLGSNMMNGMLKGKDDRSDWIRIGSASQVKQIKLNLIGNGLNRSLYQDNNRNGRSDAGDKLIPFNGNEVALDASKQYLLAITRSTPNSTAARSYIVQLTGFKETSRYETVKVSILRAKALSRFDTKVPGLKSYKADFEAFLKMDIEGSHASDKTRLFKNNDDPRFNHTYTSRVRTTQKRIPIELSLRDRDGDVFAGGAHDQADISPTRDRRLQLSYEPSTGKVFGPTGRVIGKRNQQITVTGNSRKDNASITFKIH; this is encoded by the coding sequence ATGAAATCTCAACTAGCATTTGGTCTATTTGCCCTGAGCACGGTAAGCCTACTGCTCTCCAGCGCAACTGCAGCTCAGGCAGGACTTTCATTGAACGAAACAACAGATTTTACCCGCCAGCGTCCGAGCCAAGTAATTCGGACTCGTCTTGGCTCGAATATGATGAATGGCATGCTTAAGGGGAAAGACGATCGATCTGATTGGATTCGGATTGGTAGTGCGAGCCAAGTAAAGCAAATCAAACTCAACCTGATCGGCAATGGGCTAAATCGTAGTCTATATCAAGATAACAATCGCAATGGTCGTTCTGATGCCGGTGATAAGCTGATTCCGTTTAATGGTAACGAAGTTGCCCTCGATGCTAGTAAGCAGTACCTACTTGCGATTACACGTTCTACGCCTAACTCCACAGCCGCTCGTAGCTATATCGTGCAACTCACAGGTTTCAAAGAGACATCTCGCTATGAAACCGTTAAAGTCTCCATCCTGCGCGCTAAAGCATTGAGCCGATTCGACACCAAAGTTCCTGGCTTAAAGAGCTATAAGGCTGACTTCGAGGCTTTCCTCAAAATGGATATTGAAGGCTCCCATGCGTCTGATAAAACGCGGTTGTTTAAGAATAATGATGATCCCCGGTTCAACCATACTTATACAAGTCGTGTGCGAACAACCCAAAAGCGTATTCCGATTGAGTTGAGCCTGCGCGATCGAGATGGTGATGTCTTTGCTGGTGGTGCGCATGACCAAGCTGATATTAGTCCCACCCGCGATCGCCGACTTCAGCTCTCCTATGAGCCATCCACTGGCAAAGTCTTTGGCCCCACTGGTCGAGTGATTGGCAAGCGCAATCAACAGATTACGGTAACTGGTAACTCTCGCAAGGATAACGCCAGCATTACCTTCAAGATTCACTAA
- a CDS encoding helix-turn-helix transcriptional regulator — translation MKNRLKVLRAERDWTQADLAAQLEVSRQTINAIEKGKFDPSLPLAFKTAKLFGLSIEDIFQHDAE, via the coding sequence ATGAAAAACCGGCTAAAAGTACTGCGAGCCGAACGAGACTGGACTCAGGCCGACTTAGCTGCCCAGTTGGAAGTTTCCCGACAGACAATCAATGCGATCGAGAAAGGCAAGTTTGACCCGAGCTTGCCTCTGGCTTTCAAGACCGCCAAGTTATTTGGCTTGTCTATAGAAGATATTTTCCAGCATGATGCTGAGTAG